The window GTTCCGGTCGCTGCCGATGTCGCGCGGGGCCGTCCTGCTCGGGCGCACCACCTCCGACCTCGTGGTCAGCGCCCTGGGCCTGCTGGTCATGTCGATCTGCGGGCTGCTCGTGGGCTGGCGGATCCGGGGCAGCTTCCTCGACGCGGTCCTCGCCTACGCGATCCTGCTGCTGTTCTCGTTCGCGATGTCGTGGGTCGGCGCGTTCGTCGGCATGGCGTCGGGCAACGTCCAGGTCGCGCAGAGCGCGGGCTTCATCTGGATGTTCCCGCTGACGTTCGTGTCGTCGGCGTTCGTCTCGGCGAACTCGTTGCCCGGCCCGCTCAAGGTCTTCGCGAACTGGAACCCGGTCACGGTCGTGGCCGACGCGGTCCGCGACCTGTTCGGCAACCCACGTCCCGGCGTCCTGCAGGCGACGTCGGACTCCTGGCCCGCGCAGCACTCGATCCTGTGGTCGATCGTGTCCTGCCTGCTCATCCTGGCGATCTTCGCGCCGATCGCGGTCGCCAAGTACCGCAAGGTGGCCAGCAAGTAGGGCGAGCAGTCGGTCGGCGGGCGCCCTACGGGGTGCCCGCCGTCGACATGCTGTCGACCTCGCCGCGGTGGCCCGCCAGGGCGAACCACACCGCCGCGGCGAGGGCGAGCTGCAGCACGCCCGAGATCGCGAACACCGCCCGCGTGCCGAGCCAGGTCGCGAGCAGGCCGCCGAGCAGCGCGCCGACCGGGATGGCCCCCCACACCGCGGTCCGCCAGACGCCGAGGACCCGGCCGAAGAGGTGGTCGGGGACCAGCGCGTGCCGCAGCGATCCCAGGATCACGTTCACCACCACGACGGCCGCGGCGAACCCGCCGAACAGCAGGCTGGCCGTCACCGGGTCCTTCGACACCGACATCGCGGTGAACGCCAGCCCGCAGCACACGATCGAGCCGACGAGCACGGTCCGCCGCGACAGCGCCCGGGTCAACCGGGGCGCGGTGAACGCGCCGATGATTCCTCCCGCGCCGCCGACCAGCGCGAACACGCCGAAGGTCGCCTCGCTGAGGTGGATGTCCTGCAGCGCGTAGAGCACCAACAGGGCCTGCGCCAGTTCGGTCGCGAGCGCCATGGTCGCGGCGAACACCGCGAGCCGCACCATCAGGGCGTTGCCCCGCAGCCAGCGCACGCCCTCGCCGAGCTGTACGCGCAGCGACTGGGTCGGGCCGGTGACGACCGGCCGGAAGCGGCCGTTGATGCCGATCAGCAGCACTGCCGCGATCGCGAAGCCCGCCGAGTTCAGCAGGAACGGCATCGCGGCGAACACGGCGAAGGTGAGGCTGCCGAGCGGGCCGCCGAGGAAGGTCTGGCCGACGATCTCGACCGACTGCAGCTTCCCGTTGGCCGATTCGAGTTGATCGCGCGGCACGACGGCGGGAACAAGCGCTTGCGCCGCGTTGTCGGCCACCGTCTCCACGGCGCCGAGCAGAAGCGCCATTACGTAGAGTAGCCAAATTGTGGTCGCGTCGGCCAGGACGAGCAGGCCCAGGCCGCCGACGATCACGGCTCTGGAGAGGTTGGCGATCAGCATCGCGCGTCGTCGGTCCACCCGGTCGACCAGCGCGCCACTGACCGTCGCGAACAGCAGCCAGGGCAGGAACGCGGTCGCCGAAAGACCGGCGATCAAGATCGGATCTCGGGTGATACTGGCCGCGAGCAGGGGAAAAGCCACCTTGCCGATGCCGTCGCCGAGGTTGGACAGCGCACTGGAACCCAGCAACCAGCGCAGTCGCCTGTCCTTCACACCGTCGCCCCCCATCGGCACGACGGGTAATCGTGCCGAGCTGGTTCCCACCATGCCGAGGACGCTACTGAGGGCTTACGCGCGGTTACTACCTCCGAACGGGCGTTGTCCCTCCCCGGCGATTGCGCCGAACACCCGCACGTGCGCCCGCCCGCCCGGAGTTTCCGAAAGTAACCCGCCGCCTTTGGAACCGCGACTCGTCGCAGGTCAGGGGGATATCGAGGCCGCGTACGGGACCGATCCGGCCGGTGATCACCGCGCGGCGCGGTCGTGATCACTGACAGACTGGAAGATCACCGTCGCCGACCCGGGAGTCGTCATGCGCGTTGCCATGATCGCGATCCTCATCGCCGCGCTGTCCGCGTGCGGCACGACCTCGGCCCCGGAGCCGCTGCCCGCGGTGAGCGCGGACCCGTCCGCGGTTCCCGGCCAGTCGCCCGCCCCCGGCAAGTCACCCGCCCCCGCCACCTCGGAGGTGGCCGCCCTGCCCGATGTCGTGGGCATGAACCACCAGTCCGCCCAGGACGCGCTGCAGGCGGCGGGCTTCTACTACCTCACCGAGGAGGACGCGACCGGCCAGGGCAGGCTGTTGGTGTCCGACCGCAACTGGGTGGTCGTCGAACAGGTCCCGGCGGCGGGCACCAAGGTGGCCAAGACCGAGAAGATCCTTCTGCGATCGAAGAAGAAGGGGGACTAGTGACTCTCGAGGAGCTCGCCGAGCGCCAGCGCGCGTTCATCACCGCCCGCGAGTGGGAGC is drawn from Actinokineospora alba and contains these coding sequences:
- a CDS encoding ABC transporter permease, with the translated sequence MSVITASARDSGVVTWRNLMNVRRQPDLLLGATIQPIMFVLLFAFVFGGSIGDNPDAYREFLMGGIFAQTVAFNSAYTTLGMAADLEKGVIDRFRSLPMSRGAVLLGRTTSDLVVSALGLLVMSICGLLVGWRIRGSFLDAVLAYAILLLFSFAMSWVGAFVGMASGNVQVAQSAGFIWMFPLTFVSSAFVSANSLPGPLKVFANWNPVTVVADAVRDLFGNPRPGVLQATSDSWPAQHSILWSIVSCLLILAIFAPIAVAKYRKVASK
- a CDS encoding MFS transporter; this translates as MGGDGVKDRRLRWLLGSSALSNLGDGIGKVAFPLLAASITRDPILIAGLSATAFLPWLLFATVSGALVDRVDRRRAMLIANLSRAVIVGGLGLLVLADATTIWLLYVMALLLGAVETVADNAAQALVPAVVPRDQLESANGKLQSVEIVGQTFLGGPLGSLTFAVFAAMPFLLNSAGFAIAAVLLIGINGRFRPVVTGPTQSLRVQLGEGVRWLRGNALMVRLAVFAATMALATELAQALLVLYALQDIHLSEATFGVFALVGGAGGIIGAFTAPRLTRALSRRTVLVGSIVCCGLAFTAMSVSKDPVTASLLFGGFAAAVVVVNVILGSLRHALVPDHLFGRVLGVWRTAVWGAIPVGALLGGLLATWLGTRAVFAISGVLQLALAAAVWFALAGHRGEVDSMSTAGTP
- a CDS encoding PASTA domain-containing protein is translated as MRVAMIAILIAALSACGTTSAPEPLPAVSADPSAVPGQSPAPGKSPAPATSEVAALPDVVGMNHQSAQDALQAAGFYYLTEEDATGQGRLLVSDRNWVVVEQVPAAGTKVAKTEKILLRSKKKGD